A window from Salmo trutta chromosome 29, fSalTru1.1, whole genome shotgun sequence encodes these proteins:
- the LOC115167467 gene encoding protein MTSS 2 isoform X4, with the protein METVEKECGALGGLFQAIVNDMKCSYPVWEDFSAKATKLHSQLRTTVLAAVAFLDAFQKVADMATNTRGATRDIGSALTRMCMRHRSIEAKLRHFTNALMESLITPLQDRIEDWKKTANQLDKDHAKEYKRSRHEIKKKSSDTMKLQKKARKGRGDLQPQLDSAMHDVNDMYLLMEETEKQAVRRALVEERGRFCTFIGFLQPVVNGEIAMLGEITHLQAIIDDLTVLTTDPHKLPPASEQVIKDLKGSDYSWSYQTPPSSPSSSGSRKSSMCSLAHPPPGNAHRLSSVSSHDSGFISQDANVYSKPPSPMPSDITSQKSSSSASSEASETCQPVSECSSPTTFGSSFATFRPALSHTGSIRPLSVILPASPPYNYSPGSNTTSPTSKVPCWKDWSKAGSYEQPLAATLQRRKEPLDRLKESEASPGSQGYAGAHPDDVQRSRMNPATIAAKHGEEVSPAASDLAMVLTRGLSIEQQKSNRDSLQYSSGYSTQTTTPSCSEDTIPSQGSDYDCYSVNGDAEGEASTDFDKSSTIPRHSNIGQNYRRMIQTKRPASTAGLPSGAQGGMPGGGGGIGTPGTATIRRTPSTKPGVRRTLSNAGPIPIRPPIVPVKTPTVPDAPGGYPGPPVRVGSEECVFYVADDSSPNALEYVKASPKRLSLPNTAWGSGGAMEMSVYVQHGSEEDQMIAANRHSLVEKIGELVASAHALGEGQFPFANLPDDPPPGPAPQHDPQAPGSGTDVLVSIRRGVRLRKTVSNDRSAPRIL; encoded by the exons GCGCCACCAGAGACATTGGATCAGCTCTTACCAGGATGTGCATGCGGCATCGCAGCATCGAGGCCAAACTGCGCCATTTCACCAA TGCCCTGATGGAGAGCTTGATCACTCCTCTCCAGGACAGGATTGAGGATTGGAAGAAGACAGCCAACCAGCTGGACAAGGACCATGCCAAag AGTACAAGAGATCTCGTCATGAGATCAAGAAGAAGTCCTCAGACACCATGAAACTGCAGAAGAAGGCCCGGAAAG GCCGAGGGGACCTGCAGCCCCAGCTGGATAGTGCCATGCATGATGTGAATGACATGTACCTGCTaatggaggagacagagaagcAGGCGGTGCGCAGAGctctggtggaggagaggggacgCTTCTGCACCTTCATCGGCTTCCTGCAGCCTGTAGTG AATGGAGAGATTGCCATGCTGGGAGAGATCACTCACCTCCAGGCCATTATTGATGACCTCACTGTGCTGACCACTGATCCCCACAAACTGCCCCCCGCCAGCGAGCAG gtgaTTAAAGACCTGAAGGGTTCAGACTACAGCTGGTCCTACCagactcctccctcctcccccagcaGTTCTGGCTCCAGGAAGAGCAGCATGTGCAG CCTGGCCCACCCGCCACCGGGGAACGCTCACCGCCTCAGCAGCGTCTCCTCCCACGATTCAGGCTTCATATCGCAGGACGCCAACGTCTACTCCAAGCCTCCCTCGCCGATGCCCTCTGACATCACCAGCCAG AAGTCATCAAGCTCTGCATCCTCAGAGGCATCCGAGACCTGCCAGCCAGTCAGTGAGTGCAGCTCTCCCACAACA TTTGGCTCGTCCTTCGCTACCTTCCgccctgctctctctcacactggcTCCATCAGGCCTCTCTCTGTCATACTTCCTGCGTCCCCACCCTATAACTACTCCCCTGGATCCAACACTACCTCTCCCACATCAAAGGTTCCTTGCTGGAAG GATTGGTCCAAGGCAGGTTCTTATGAGCAGCCATTGGCTGCCACGCTTCAGCGGAGGAAGGAGCCTCTGGATAGGCTGAAGGAGAGCGAGGCATCCCCGGGCTCCCAGGGATATGCTGGTGCTCACCCAGACGATGTCCAGAGGTCCCGAATGAACCCCGCCACCATCGCTGCCAAG CACGGTGAAGAGGTGTCTCCAGCAGCCAGTGACCTGGCCATGGTCCTGACCCGTGGTCTCAGCATAGAGCAGCAGAAGAGCAACAGGGACTCCCTGCAGTACTCTAGTGGTTACAGTACCCAGACCACCACTCCCTCCTGCTCCGAGGACACTATCCCCTCTCAGG ggtcGGATTATGACTGCTACTCTGTGAATGGAGATGCCGAAGGTGAGGCGTCAACTGACTTTGACAAGTCCTCCACCATCCCCCGCCACAGCAACATCGGCCAGAACTACCGCCGTATGATCCAGACCAAGAGGCCGGCCAGCACCGCTGGTCTGCCCAGTGGGGCCCAGGGTGGAATgcctggagggggagggggcattGGGACCCCTGGGACTGCCACCATCCGCCGAACCCCATCCACCAAGCCGGGTGTGAGACGCACCCTGTCCAACGCGGGCCCCATCCCCATCCGCCCGCCCATAGTGCCAGTGAAGACACCCACGGTGCCTGATGCTCCTGGGGGGTACCCCGGGCCTCCGGTACGTGTGGGCAGTGAGGAGTGTGTGTTCTACGTGGCGGATGACTCCTCCCCCAACGCGTTGGAGTATGTGAAGGCCTCTCCCAAGCGTCTGAGCCTGCCCAACACAGCGTGGGGGTCTGGGGGAGCGATGGAGATGAGTGTGTATGTTCAGCACGGCTCTGAGGAGGACCAGATGATAGCCGCTAACCGCCACAGCCTGGTGGAGAAGATAGGAGAGCTGGTGGCCAGTGCCCATGCCCTTGGGGAGGGACAGTTCCCCTTCGCCAACCTCCCTGATGACCCCCCGCCTGGCCCGGCCCCCCAGCACGACCCCCAGGCCCCCGGGTCAGGCACCGACGTGCTGGTGTCCATCCGCAGGGGCGTGCGTCTCCGCAAGACCGTCTCCAACGACAGGTCAGCGCCCAGGATTTTGTGA
- the LOC115167467 gene encoding protein MTSS 2 isoform X6, with product METVEKECGALGGLFQAIVNDMKCSYPVWEDFSAKATKLHSQLRTTVLAAVAFLDAFQKVADMATNTRGATRDIGSALTRMCMRHRSIEAKLRHFTNALMESLITPLQDRIEDWKKTANQLDKDHAKEYKRSRHEIKKKSSDTMKLQKKARKGRGDLQPQLDSAMHDVNDMYLLMEETEKQAVRRALVEERGRFCTFIGFLQPVVNGEIAMLGEITHLQAIIDDLTVLTTDPHKLPPASEQVIKDLKGSDYSWSYQTPPSSPSSSGSRKSSMCSLAHPPPGNAHRLSSVSSHDSGFISQDANVYSKPPSPMPSDITSQKSSSSASSEASETCQPVSECSSPTTDWSKAGSYEQPLAATLQRRKEPLDRLKESEASPGSQGYAGAHPDDVQRSRMNPATIAAKHGEEVSPAASDLAMVLTRGLSIEQQKSNRDSLQYSSGYSTQTTTPSCSEDTIPSQGSDYDCYSVNGDAEGEASTDFDKSSTIPRHSNIGQNYRRMIQTKRPASTAGLPSGAQGGMPGGGGGIGTPGTATIRRTPSTKPGVRRTLSNAGPIPIRPPIVPVKTPTVPDAPGGYPGPPVRVGSEECVFYVADDSSPNALEYVKASPKRLSLPNTAWGSGGAMEMSVYVQHGSEEDQMIAANRHSLVEKIGELVASAHALGEGQFPFANLPDDPPPGPAPQHDPQAPGSGTDVLVSIRRGVRLRKTVSNDRSAPRIL from the exons GCGCCACCAGAGACATTGGATCAGCTCTTACCAGGATGTGCATGCGGCATCGCAGCATCGAGGCCAAACTGCGCCATTTCACCAA TGCCCTGATGGAGAGCTTGATCACTCCTCTCCAGGACAGGATTGAGGATTGGAAGAAGACAGCCAACCAGCTGGACAAGGACCATGCCAAag AGTACAAGAGATCTCGTCATGAGATCAAGAAGAAGTCCTCAGACACCATGAAACTGCAGAAGAAGGCCCGGAAAG GCCGAGGGGACCTGCAGCCCCAGCTGGATAGTGCCATGCATGATGTGAATGACATGTACCTGCTaatggaggagacagagaagcAGGCGGTGCGCAGAGctctggtggaggagaggggacgCTTCTGCACCTTCATCGGCTTCCTGCAGCCTGTAGTG AATGGAGAGATTGCCATGCTGGGAGAGATCACTCACCTCCAGGCCATTATTGATGACCTCACTGTGCTGACCACTGATCCCCACAAACTGCCCCCCGCCAGCGAGCAG gtgaTTAAAGACCTGAAGGGTTCAGACTACAGCTGGTCCTACCagactcctccctcctcccccagcaGTTCTGGCTCCAGGAAGAGCAGCATGTGCAG CCTGGCCCACCCGCCACCGGGGAACGCTCACCGCCTCAGCAGCGTCTCCTCCCACGATTCAGGCTTCATATCGCAGGACGCCAACGTCTACTCCAAGCCTCCCTCGCCGATGCCCTCTGACATCACCAGCCAG AAGTCATCAAGCTCTGCATCCTCAGAGGCATCCGAGACCTGCCAGCCAGTCAGTGAGTGCAGCTCTCCCACAACA GATTGGTCCAAGGCAGGTTCTTATGAGCAGCCATTGGCTGCCACGCTTCAGCGGAGGAAGGAGCCTCTGGATAGGCTGAAGGAGAGCGAGGCATCCCCGGGCTCCCAGGGATATGCTGGTGCTCACCCAGACGATGTCCAGAGGTCCCGAATGAACCCCGCCACCATCGCTGCCAAG CACGGTGAAGAGGTGTCTCCAGCAGCCAGTGACCTGGCCATGGTCCTGACCCGTGGTCTCAGCATAGAGCAGCAGAAGAGCAACAGGGACTCCCTGCAGTACTCTAGTGGTTACAGTACCCAGACCACCACTCCCTCCTGCTCCGAGGACACTATCCCCTCTCAGG ggtcGGATTATGACTGCTACTCTGTGAATGGAGATGCCGAAGGTGAGGCGTCAACTGACTTTGACAAGTCCTCCACCATCCCCCGCCACAGCAACATCGGCCAGAACTACCGCCGTATGATCCAGACCAAGAGGCCGGCCAGCACCGCTGGTCTGCCCAGTGGGGCCCAGGGTGGAATgcctggagggggagggggcattGGGACCCCTGGGACTGCCACCATCCGCCGAACCCCATCCACCAAGCCGGGTGTGAGACGCACCCTGTCCAACGCGGGCCCCATCCCCATCCGCCCGCCCATAGTGCCAGTGAAGACACCCACGGTGCCTGATGCTCCTGGGGGGTACCCCGGGCCTCCGGTACGTGTGGGCAGTGAGGAGTGTGTGTTCTACGTGGCGGATGACTCCTCCCCCAACGCGTTGGAGTATGTGAAGGCCTCTCCCAAGCGTCTGAGCCTGCCCAACACAGCGTGGGGGTCTGGGGGAGCGATGGAGATGAGTGTGTATGTTCAGCACGGCTCTGAGGAGGACCAGATGATAGCCGCTAACCGCCACAGCCTGGTGGAGAAGATAGGAGAGCTGGTGGCCAGTGCCCATGCCCTTGGGGAGGGACAGTTCCCCTTCGCCAACCTCCCTGATGACCCCCCGCCTGGCCCGGCCCCCCAGCACGACCCCCAGGCCCCCGGGTCAGGCACCGACGTGCTGGTGTCCATCCGCAGGGGCGTGCGTCTCCGCAAGACCGTCTCCAACGACAGGTCAGCGCCCAGGATTTTGTGA
- the LOC115167467 gene encoding protein MTSS 2 isoform X1, with product METVEKECGALGGLFQAIVNDMKCSYPVWEDFSAKATKLHSQLRTTVLAAVAFLDAFQKVADMATNTRGATRDIGSALTRMCMRHRSIEAKLRHFTNALMESLITPLQDRIEDWKKTANQLDKDHAKEYKRSRHEIKKKSSDTMKLQKKARKEIQGRGDLQPQLDSAMHDVNDMYLLMEETEKQAVRRALVEERGRFCTFIGFLQPVVNGEIAMLGEITHLQAIIDDLTVLTTDPHKLPPASEQVIKDLKGSDYSWSYQTPPSSPSSSGSRKSSMCSSVNSAHSSASRSSGGSQTHSPSSSYRYRSLAHPPPGNAHRLSSVSSHDSGFISQDANVYSKPPSPMPSDITSQKSSSSASSEASETCQPVSECSSPTTFGSSFATFRPALSHTGSIRPLSVILPASPPYNYSPGSNTTSPTSKVPCWKDWSKAGSYEQPLAATLQRRKEPLDRLKESEASPGSQGYAGAHPDDVQRSRMNPATIAAKHGEEVSPAASDLAMVLTRGLSIEQQKSNRDSLQYSSGYSTQTTTPSCSEDTIPSQGSDYDCYSVNGDAEGEASTDFDKSSTIPRHSNIGQNYRRMIQTKRPASTAGLPSGAQGGMPGGGGGIGTPGTATIRRTPSTKPGVRRTLSNAGPIPIRPPIVPVKTPTVPDAPGGYPGPPVRVGSEECVFYVADDSSPNALEYVKASPKRLSLPNTAWGSGGAMEMSVYVQHGSEEDQMIAANRHSLVEKIGELVASAHALGEGQFPFANLPDDPPPGPAPQHDPQAPGSGTDVLVSIRRGVRLRKTVSNDRSAPRIL from the exons GCGCCACCAGAGACATTGGATCAGCTCTTACCAGGATGTGCATGCGGCATCGCAGCATCGAGGCCAAACTGCGCCATTTCACCAA TGCCCTGATGGAGAGCTTGATCACTCCTCTCCAGGACAGGATTGAGGATTGGAAGAAGACAGCCAACCAGCTGGACAAGGACCATGCCAAag AGTACAAGAGATCTCGTCATGAGATCAAGAAGAAGTCCTCAGACACCATGAAACTGCAGAAGAAGGCCCGGAAAG AAATCCAGG GCCGAGGGGACCTGCAGCCCCAGCTGGATAGTGCCATGCATGATGTGAATGACATGTACCTGCTaatggaggagacagagaagcAGGCGGTGCGCAGAGctctggtggaggagaggggacgCTTCTGCACCTTCATCGGCTTCCTGCAGCCTGTAGTG AATGGAGAGATTGCCATGCTGGGAGAGATCACTCACCTCCAGGCCATTATTGATGACCTCACTGTGCTGACCACTGATCCCCACAAACTGCCCCCCGCCAGCGAGCAG gtgaTTAAAGACCTGAAGGGTTCAGACTACAGCTGGTCCTACCagactcctccctcctcccccagcaGTTCTGGCTCCAGGAAGAGCAGCATGTGCAG CAGTGTGAACAGCGCCCACAGTAGTGCCTCCCGCTCCTCCGGAGGCTCTCAGACTCACTCACCCAGTTCGTCCTATCGCTACCGCAGCCTGGCCCACCCGCCACCGGGGAACGCTCACCGCCTCAGCAGCGTCTCCTCCCACGATTCAGGCTTCATATCGCAGGACGCCAACGTCTACTCCAAGCCTCCCTCGCCGATGCCCTCTGACATCACCAGCCAG AAGTCATCAAGCTCTGCATCCTCAGAGGCATCCGAGACCTGCCAGCCAGTCAGTGAGTGCAGCTCTCCCACAACA TTTGGCTCGTCCTTCGCTACCTTCCgccctgctctctctcacactggcTCCATCAGGCCTCTCTCTGTCATACTTCCTGCGTCCCCACCCTATAACTACTCCCCTGGATCCAACACTACCTCTCCCACATCAAAGGTTCCTTGCTGGAAG GATTGGTCCAAGGCAGGTTCTTATGAGCAGCCATTGGCTGCCACGCTTCAGCGGAGGAAGGAGCCTCTGGATAGGCTGAAGGAGAGCGAGGCATCCCCGGGCTCCCAGGGATATGCTGGTGCTCACCCAGACGATGTCCAGAGGTCCCGAATGAACCCCGCCACCATCGCTGCCAAG CACGGTGAAGAGGTGTCTCCAGCAGCCAGTGACCTGGCCATGGTCCTGACCCGTGGTCTCAGCATAGAGCAGCAGAAGAGCAACAGGGACTCCCTGCAGTACTCTAGTGGTTACAGTACCCAGACCACCACTCCCTCCTGCTCCGAGGACACTATCCCCTCTCAGG ggtcGGATTATGACTGCTACTCTGTGAATGGAGATGCCGAAGGTGAGGCGTCAACTGACTTTGACAAGTCCTCCACCATCCCCCGCCACAGCAACATCGGCCAGAACTACCGCCGTATGATCCAGACCAAGAGGCCGGCCAGCACCGCTGGTCTGCCCAGTGGGGCCCAGGGTGGAATgcctggagggggagggggcattGGGACCCCTGGGACTGCCACCATCCGCCGAACCCCATCCACCAAGCCGGGTGTGAGACGCACCCTGTCCAACGCGGGCCCCATCCCCATCCGCCCGCCCATAGTGCCAGTGAAGACACCCACGGTGCCTGATGCTCCTGGGGGGTACCCCGGGCCTCCGGTACGTGTGGGCAGTGAGGAGTGTGTGTTCTACGTGGCGGATGACTCCTCCCCCAACGCGTTGGAGTATGTGAAGGCCTCTCCCAAGCGTCTGAGCCTGCCCAACACAGCGTGGGGGTCTGGGGGAGCGATGGAGATGAGTGTGTATGTTCAGCACGGCTCTGAGGAGGACCAGATGATAGCCGCTAACCGCCACAGCCTGGTGGAGAAGATAGGAGAGCTGGTGGCCAGTGCCCATGCCCTTGGGGAGGGACAGTTCCCCTTCGCCAACCTCCCTGATGACCCCCCGCCTGGCCCGGCCCCCCAGCACGACCCCCAGGCCCCCGGGTCAGGCACCGACGTGCTGGTGTCCATCCGCAGGGGCGTGCGTCTCCGCAAGACCGTCTCCAACGACAGGTCAGCGCCCAGGATTTTGTGA
- the LOC115167467 gene encoding protein MTSS 2 isoform X2: METVEKECGALGGLFQAIVNDMKCSYPVWEDFSAKATKLHSQLRTTVLAAVAFLDAFQKVADMATNTRGATRDIGSALTRMCMRHRSIEAKLRHFTNALMESLITPLQDRIEDWKKTANQLDKDHAKEYKRSRHEIKKKSSDTMKLQKKARKGRGDLQPQLDSAMHDVNDMYLLMEETEKQAVRRALVEERGRFCTFIGFLQPVVNGEIAMLGEITHLQAIIDDLTVLTTDPHKLPPASEQVIKDLKGSDYSWSYQTPPSSPSSSGSRKSSMCSSVNSAHSSASRSSGGSQTHSPSSSYRYRSLAHPPPGNAHRLSSVSSHDSGFISQDANVYSKPPSPMPSDITSQKSSSSASSEASETCQPVSECSSPTTFGSSFATFRPALSHTGSIRPLSVILPASPPYNYSPGSNTTSPTSKVPCWKDWSKAGSYEQPLAATLQRRKEPLDRLKESEASPGSQGYAGAHPDDVQRSRMNPATIAAKHGEEVSPAASDLAMVLTRGLSIEQQKSNRDSLQYSSGYSTQTTTPSCSEDTIPSQGSDYDCYSVNGDAEGEASTDFDKSSTIPRHSNIGQNYRRMIQTKRPASTAGLPSGAQGGMPGGGGGIGTPGTATIRRTPSTKPGVRRTLSNAGPIPIRPPIVPVKTPTVPDAPGGYPGPPVRVGSEECVFYVADDSSPNALEYVKASPKRLSLPNTAWGSGGAMEMSVYVQHGSEEDQMIAANRHSLVEKIGELVASAHALGEGQFPFANLPDDPPPGPAPQHDPQAPGSGTDVLVSIRRGVRLRKTVSNDRSAPRIL, translated from the exons GCGCCACCAGAGACATTGGATCAGCTCTTACCAGGATGTGCATGCGGCATCGCAGCATCGAGGCCAAACTGCGCCATTTCACCAA TGCCCTGATGGAGAGCTTGATCACTCCTCTCCAGGACAGGATTGAGGATTGGAAGAAGACAGCCAACCAGCTGGACAAGGACCATGCCAAag AGTACAAGAGATCTCGTCATGAGATCAAGAAGAAGTCCTCAGACACCATGAAACTGCAGAAGAAGGCCCGGAAAG GCCGAGGGGACCTGCAGCCCCAGCTGGATAGTGCCATGCATGATGTGAATGACATGTACCTGCTaatggaggagacagagaagcAGGCGGTGCGCAGAGctctggtggaggagaggggacgCTTCTGCACCTTCATCGGCTTCCTGCAGCCTGTAGTG AATGGAGAGATTGCCATGCTGGGAGAGATCACTCACCTCCAGGCCATTATTGATGACCTCACTGTGCTGACCACTGATCCCCACAAACTGCCCCCCGCCAGCGAGCAG gtgaTTAAAGACCTGAAGGGTTCAGACTACAGCTGGTCCTACCagactcctccctcctcccccagcaGTTCTGGCTCCAGGAAGAGCAGCATGTGCAG CAGTGTGAACAGCGCCCACAGTAGTGCCTCCCGCTCCTCCGGAGGCTCTCAGACTCACTCACCCAGTTCGTCCTATCGCTACCGCAGCCTGGCCCACCCGCCACCGGGGAACGCTCACCGCCTCAGCAGCGTCTCCTCCCACGATTCAGGCTTCATATCGCAGGACGCCAACGTCTACTCCAAGCCTCCCTCGCCGATGCCCTCTGACATCACCAGCCAG AAGTCATCAAGCTCTGCATCCTCAGAGGCATCCGAGACCTGCCAGCCAGTCAGTGAGTGCAGCTCTCCCACAACA TTTGGCTCGTCCTTCGCTACCTTCCgccctgctctctctcacactggcTCCATCAGGCCTCTCTCTGTCATACTTCCTGCGTCCCCACCCTATAACTACTCCCCTGGATCCAACACTACCTCTCCCACATCAAAGGTTCCTTGCTGGAAG GATTGGTCCAAGGCAGGTTCTTATGAGCAGCCATTGGCTGCCACGCTTCAGCGGAGGAAGGAGCCTCTGGATAGGCTGAAGGAGAGCGAGGCATCCCCGGGCTCCCAGGGATATGCTGGTGCTCACCCAGACGATGTCCAGAGGTCCCGAATGAACCCCGCCACCATCGCTGCCAAG CACGGTGAAGAGGTGTCTCCAGCAGCCAGTGACCTGGCCATGGTCCTGACCCGTGGTCTCAGCATAGAGCAGCAGAAGAGCAACAGGGACTCCCTGCAGTACTCTAGTGGTTACAGTACCCAGACCACCACTCCCTCCTGCTCCGAGGACACTATCCCCTCTCAGG ggtcGGATTATGACTGCTACTCTGTGAATGGAGATGCCGAAGGTGAGGCGTCAACTGACTTTGACAAGTCCTCCACCATCCCCCGCCACAGCAACATCGGCCAGAACTACCGCCGTATGATCCAGACCAAGAGGCCGGCCAGCACCGCTGGTCTGCCCAGTGGGGCCCAGGGTGGAATgcctggagggggagggggcattGGGACCCCTGGGACTGCCACCATCCGCCGAACCCCATCCACCAAGCCGGGTGTGAGACGCACCCTGTCCAACGCGGGCCCCATCCCCATCCGCCCGCCCATAGTGCCAGTGAAGACACCCACGGTGCCTGATGCTCCTGGGGGGTACCCCGGGCCTCCGGTACGTGTGGGCAGTGAGGAGTGTGTGTTCTACGTGGCGGATGACTCCTCCCCCAACGCGTTGGAGTATGTGAAGGCCTCTCCCAAGCGTCTGAGCCTGCCCAACACAGCGTGGGGGTCTGGGGGAGCGATGGAGATGAGTGTGTATGTTCAGCACGGCTCTGAGGAGGACCAGATGATAGCCGCTAACCGCCACAGCCTGGTGGAGAAGATAGGAGAGCTGGTGGCCAGTGCCCATGCCCTTGGGGAGGGACAGTTCCCCTTCGCCAACCTCCCTGATGACCCCCCGCCTGGCCCGGCCCCCCAGCACGACCCCCAGGCCCCCGGGTCAGGCACCGACGTGCTGGTGTCCATCCGCAGGGGCGTGCGTCTCCGCAAGACCGTCTCCAACGACAGGTCAGCGCCCAGGATTTTGTGA
- the LOC115167467 gene encoding protein MTSS 2 isoform X3, whose product METVEKECGALGGLFQAIVNDMKCSYPVWEDFSAKATKLHSQLRTTVLAAVAFLDAFQKVADMATNTRGATRDIGSALTRMCMRHRSIEAKLRHFTNALMESLITPLQDRIEDWKKTANQLDKDHAKEYKRSRHEIKKKSSDTMKLQKKARKEIQGRGDLQPQLDSAMHDVNDMYLLMEETEKQAVRRALVEERGRFCTFIGFLQPVVNGEIAMLGEITHLQAIIDDLTVLTTDPHKLPPASEQVIKDLKGSDYSWSYQTPPSSPSSSGSRKSSMCSLAHPPPGNAHRLSSVSSHDSGFISQDANVYSKPPSPMPSDITSQKSSSSASSEASETCQPVSECSSPTTFGSSFATFRPALSHTGSIRPLSVILPASPPYNYSPGSNTTSPTSKVPCWKDWSKAGSYEQPLAATLQRRKEPLDRLKESEASPGSQGYAGAHPDDVQRSRMNPATIAAKHGEEVSPAASDLAMVLTRGLSIEQQKSNRDSLQYSSGYSTQTTTPSCSEDTIPSQGSDYDCYSVNGDAEGEASTDFDKSSTIPRHSNIGQNYRRMIQTKRPASTAGLPSGAQGGMPGGGGGIGTPGTATIRRTPSTKPGVRRTLSNAGPIPIRPPIVPVKTPTVPDAPGGYPGPPVRVGSEECVFYVADDSSPNALEYVKASPKRLSLPNTAWGSGGAMEMSVYVQHGSEEDQMIAANRHSLVEKIGELVASAHALGEGQFPFANLPDDPPPGPAPQHDPQAPGSGTDVLVSIRRGVRLRKTVSNDRSAPRIL is encoded by the exons GCGCCACCAGAGACATTGGATCAGCTCTTACCAGGATGTGCATGCGGCATCGCAGCATCGAGGCCAAACTGCGCCATTTCACCAA TGCCCTGATGGAGAGCTTGATCACTCCTCTCCAGGACAGGATTGAGGATTGGAAGAAGACAGCCAACCAGCTGGACAAGGACCATGCCAAag AGTACAAGAGATCTCGTCATGAGATCAAGAAGAAGTCCTCAGACACCATGAAACTGCAGAAGAAGGCCCGGAAAG AAATCCAGG GCCGAGGGGACCTGCAGCCCCAGCTGGATAGTGCCATGCATGATGTGAATGACATGTACCTGCTaatggaggagacagagaagcAGGCGGTGCGCAGAGctctggtggaggagaggggacgCTTCTGCACCTTCATCGGCTTCCTGCAGCCTGTAGTG AATGGAGAGATTGCCATGCTGGGAGAGATCACTCACCTCCAGGCCATTATTGATGACCTCACTGTGCTGACCACTGATCCCCACAAACTGCCCCCCGCCAGCGAGCAG gtgaTTAAAGACCTGAAGGGTTCAGACTACAGCTGGTCCTACCagactcctccctcctcccccagcaGTTCTGGCTCCAGGAAGAGCAGCATGTGCAG CCTGGCCCACCCGCCACCGGGGAACGCTCACCGCCTCAGCAGCGTCTCCTCCCACGATTCAGGCTTCATATCGCAGGACGCCAACGTCTACTCCAAGCCTCCCTCGCCGATGCCCTCTGACATCACCAGCCAG AAGTCATCAAGCTCTGCATCCTCAGAGGCATCCGAGACCTGCCAGCCAGTCAGTGAGTGCAGCTCTCCCACAACA TTTGGCTCGTCCTTCGCTACCTTCCgccctgctctctctcacactggcTCCATCAGGCCTCTCTCTGTCATACTTCCTGCGTCCCCACCCTATAACTACTCCCCTGGATCCAACACTACCTCTCCCACATCAAAGGTTCCTTGCTGGAAG GATTGGTCCAAGGCAGGTTCTTATGAGCAGCCATTGGCTGCCACGCTTCAGCGGAGGAAGGAGCCTCTGGATAGGCTGAAGGAGAGCGAGGCATCCCCGGGCTCCCAGGGATATGCTGGTGCTCACCCAGACGATGTCCAGAGGTCCCGAATGAACCCCGCCACCATCGCTGCCAAG CACGGTGAAGAGGTGTCTCCAGCAGCCAGTGACCTGGCCATGGTCCTGACCCGTGGTCTCAGCATAGAGCAGCAGAAGAGCAACAGGGACTCCCTGCAGTACTCTAGTGGTTACAGTACCCAGACCACCACTCCCTCCTGCTCCGAGGACACTATCCCCTCTCAGG ggtcGGATTATGACTGCTACTCTGTGAATGGAGATGCCGAAGGTGAGGCGTCAACTGACTTTGACAAGTCCTCCACCATCCCCCGCCACAGCAACATCGGCCAGAACTACCGCCGTATGATCCAGACCAAGAGGCCGGCCAGCACCGCTGGTCTGCCCAGTGGGGCCCAGGGTGGAATgcctggagggggagggggcattGGGACCCCTGGGACTGCCACCATCCGCCGAACCCCATCCACCAAGCCGGGTGTGAGACGCACCCTGTCCAACGCGGGCCCCATCCCCATCCGCCCGCCCATAGTGCCAGTGAAGACACCCACGGTGCCTGATGCTCCTGGGGGGTACCCCGGGCCTCCGGTACGTGTGGGCAGTGAGGAGTGTGTGTTCTACGTGGCGGATGACTCCTCCCCCAACGCGTTGGAGTATGTGAAGGCCTCTCCCAAGCGTCTGAGCCTGCCCAACACAGCGTGGGGGTCTGGGGGAGCGATGGAGATGAGTGTGTATGTTCAGCACGGCTCTGAGGAGGACCAGATGATAGCCGCTAACCGCCACAGCCTGGTGGAGAAGATAGGAGAGCTGGTGGCCAGTGCCCATGCCCTTGGGGAGGGACAGTTCCCCTTCGCCAACCTCCCTGATGACCCCCCGCCTGGCCCGGCCCCCCAGCACGACCCCCAGGCCCCCGGGTCAGGCACCGACGTGCTGGTGTCCATCCGCAGGGGCGTGCGTCTCCGCAAGACCGTCTCCAACGACAGGTCAGCGCCCAGGATTTTGTGA